The following proteins are encoded in a genomic region of Peromyscus maniculatus bairdii isolate BWxNUB_F1_BW_parent chromosome 12, HU_Pman_BW_mat_3.1, whole genome shotgun sequence:
- the Arvcf gene encoding splicing regulator ARVCF isoform X6, with translation MPAELRQEQSPGSQASLATMPEAPEVLEETVTVEEDPGTPTSHVSIVTSEDGTTRRTETKVTKTVKTVTTRTVRQVPLGPDGLPLLDGGPPLGSFADGPLDRHFLLRGGGPAATLSRAYLSSGGGFPDGPEPRDIPSYGSLSRGLGVRPPRTGLLGPGPGDGCFTLPGRREAFPMGSEPGPPSGRSLPEHFQAEPYGLEDDTRSLAADDEGGPDLEPDYGTAARRRHEYGRGLRARAFEDTADDAGELVDERPSFPAATAPLAQPERGSLGSLDRAVRRSPSVDSARKEPRWRDPELPEVLAMLRHPVDPVKANAAAYLQHLCFENEGIKRRVRQLRGLPLLVALLDHPRAEVRRRACGALRNLSYGRDADNKAAIRDCGGVPALVRLLRAARDNEVRELVTGTLWNLSSYEPLKMVIIDHGLQTLTHEVIVPHSGWEREPNEDSKPRDAEWTTVFKNTSGCLRNVSSDGAEARRRLRECEGLVDALLHALQSAVGRKDTDNKSVENCVCIMRNLSYHVHKEVPGADRYQEAEPGIQGSATASQRRRKDDASCFGGKKAKEEWFHQGKKDGEVDRNFDTLDLPKRTEAAKGFELLYQPEVVRLYLSLLTESRNFNTLEAAAGALQNLSAGNWTWATYIRATVRKERGLPVLVELLQSETDKVVRAVAIALRNLSLDQRNKDLIGSYAMTELVRNVRNAQAPAHPGAHLEEDTVVAVLNTIHEIVSDSLDNARSLLQARGVPALVALVASSQSVREAKAASHVLQTVWSYKELRGALQRDGWTKARFQSASTAKGPKGAPSPGGFDDSTLPLVDKNLDGEKSATRDVIPMDTLGPDGYATVDRRERRTLGSDSTGDTSEKELLKPDPGRKAPPPGPSRPAVRLVDAVGDAKPQPVDSWV, from the exons ATGCCGGCCGAACTCAGACAG GAGCAGAGCCCGGGTAGCCAGGCATCGCTGGCCACGATGCCGGAGGCACCTGAGGTGCTGGAGGAGACGGTGACAGTGGAGGAAGACCCTGGCACGCCCACCTCCCACGTGTCCATTGTCACATCAGAAGATGGTACAACCCGGCGCACTGAGACTAAG GTCACCAAGACAGTGAAGACTGTGACCACAAGGACAGTACGCCAGGTGCCTTTGGGCCCGGACGGACTCCCCTTGCTGGACGGTGGCCCCCCGCTTGGCTCTTTTGCTGATGGGCCCCTGGACCGGCATTTCCTTCTGCGTGGTGGTGGCCCAGCAGCCACGCTCTCCCGAGCCTACCTCAGCAGTGGAGGTGGCTTTCCCGATGGCCCCGAGCCCCGCGATATCCCAAGCTATGGCAGCCTGTCCCGAGGGCTCGGGGTCCGGCCCCCACGTACCGGCCTCCTGGGCCCGGGGCCTGGGGATGGCTGCTTTACACTGCCTGGCCGCCGAGAAGCCTTCCCCATGGGCTCAGAGCCTGGCCCGCCAAGTGGCCGCTCCCTGCCCGAGCACTTCCAAGCTGAGCCGTACGGCCTTGAGGATGATACACGGAGCCTGGCTGCCGATGACGAGGGCGGCCCTGACCTGGAGCCTGACTATGGCACGGCGGCGCGGAGGAGACATGAGTATGGGCGGGGTCTCCGGGCCAG GGCCTTTGAGGACACGGCAGACGATGCGGGTGAGCTGGTAGATGAGCGGCCTTCATTCCCAGCAGCGACGGCCCCTCTGGCCCAGCCTGAGAGGGGCAGCCTGGGCAGCTTGGACCGCGCGGTGCGGCGCTCGCCTTCGGTGGACAGCGCCCGCAAGGAGCCACGCTGGCGGGACCCTGAGCTGCCCGAGGTGCTGGCAATGCTGCGGCACCCTGTGGACCCCGTGAAAGCCAATGCGGCGGCCTACCTGCAGCACCTCTGCTTTGAGAACGAGGGCATCAAGCGGCGGGTGCGGCAGCTGCGCGGGCTGCCCCTGCTCGTGGCGTTATTAGACCACCCTCGGGCCGAGGTGCGGCGCCGGGCCTGCGGGGCGCTGCGCAACCTCTCCTATGGCCGCGATGCTGACAACAAGGCCGCCATCCGGGACTGTGGGGGTGTGCCAGCCCTGGTGCGCCTGCTGCGAGCCGCCCGTGACAATGAGGTCCGTGAGCTGGTCACTG GCACCCTCTGGAACCTGTCATCCTACGAGCCCTTGAAGATGGTCATCATTGACCACGGCTTACAGACGCTGACCCATGAGGTCATCGTGCCCCACTCAGGCTGGGAGCGAGAGCCTAACGAAGACTCGAAGCCCCGGGACGCCGAGTGGACAACCGTCTTCAAGAACACATCAGGCTGCCTGAG GAATGTGAGCTCGGATGGTGCAGAGGCCCGGCGGCGACTCCGGGAGTGCGAAGGGCTGGTGGACGCGCTCCTACATGCCCTGCAGTCAGCTGTGGGCAGGAAGGACACAGACAATAAG TCAGTAGAGAACTGCGTGTGCATCATGCGGAACCTGTCCTACCACGTGCACAAGGAGGTTCCAGGGGCAGACAGATACCAGGAGGCCGAGCCTGGGATCCAGGGCAGCGCCACAGCCTCCCAGCGTCGGAGAAAGGACGATGCCAGCTGCTTTGGTGGCAAGAAGGCCAAAG AGGAGTGGTTCCACCAAG GGAAGAAGGACGGAGAGGTGGACCGGAACTTTGACACACTGGACCTTCCCAAACGAACTGAGGCTGCCAAAG GCTTTGAGCTGCTGTACCAGCCCGAGGTGGTACGTCTCTACCTCTCACTCCTTACGGAGAGCCGGAACTTCAACACCCTGGAAGCCGCAGCTGGTGCCCTGCAAAACCTCAGTGCCGGCAACTGGACG TGGGCCACCTACATCCGGGCCACAGTGCGCAAGGAGCGTGGGCTGCCGGTGCTGGTGGAGCTGCTCCAGTCTGAGACCGACAAGGTGGTGCGTGCCGTCGCCATCGCGCTTCGCAACCTCTCACTGGACCAGCGCAACAAAGACCTCATTG GGAGCTATGCCATGACGGAGCTAGTGCGGAATGTGCGCAACGCACAGGCACCTGCGCACCCTGGTGCCCACCTGGAGGAGGACACGGTGGTAGCTGTGCTCAACACCATCCACGAGATTGTGTCCGACAGCCTGGACAATGCTCGCTCGCTCCTGCAGGCCCGGGGTGTGCCTGCACTGGTGGCACTCGTGGCCTCCAG CCAATCAGTGCGGGAGGCCAAGGCAGCATCGCACGTGCTACAGACTGTGTGGAGCTACAAGGAGCTTCGAGGAGCCCTGCAGAGGGACGGCTGGACCAAGGCCCGCTTCCAG TCCGCTAGCACCGCCAAAGGACCCAAAGGAGCGCCCAGTCCCGGGGGCTTCGATGACAGCACACTGCCACTCGTCGACAAGAACCTTG ATGGGGAGAAGTCAGCCACCAGAGATGTGATCCCCATGGACACACTTGGTCCAG ATGGGTATGCCACAGTTGACCGGAGGGAACGGAGGACACTGGGCAGTGACTCCACAGGGGACACCTCTGAGAAGGAGCTGTTGAAA CCCGACCCTGGCAGGAAGGCCCCTCCGCCTGGGCCCAGCAGGCCCGCGGTCAGGCTGGTGGACGCCGTGGGGGATGCTAAGCCTCAGCCTGTTGACTCCTGGGTCTAG
- the Arvcf gene encoding splicing regulator ARVCF isoform X5: MEDCNVHSAASILASVKEQEARFERLTRALEQERRHVALQLERAQQPGMSSGGMVGSGQALPMAWQQLVLQEQSPGSQASLATMPEAPEVLEETVTVEEDPGTPTSHVSIVTSEDGTTRRTETKVTKTVKTVTTRTVRQVPLGPDGLPLLDGGPPLGSFADGPLDRHFLLRGGGPAATLSRAYLSSGGGFPDGPEPRDIPSYGSLSRGLGVRPPRTGLLGPGPGDGCFTLPGRREAFPMGSEPGPPSGRSLPEHFQAEPYGLEDDTRSLAADDEGGPDLEPDYGTAARRRHEYGRGLRARAFEDTADDAGELVDERPSFPAATAPLAQPERGSLGSLDRAVRRSPSVDSARKEPRWRDPELPEVLAMLRHPVDPVKANAAAYLQHLCFENEGIKRRVRQLRGLPLLVALLDHPRAEVRRRACGALRNLSYGRDADNKAAIRDCGGVPALVRLLRAARDNEVRELVTGTLWNLSSYEPLKMVIIDHGLQTLTHEVIVPHSGWEREPNEDSKPRDAEWTTVFKNTSGCLRNVSSDGAEARRRLRECEGLVDALLHALQSAVGRKDTDNKSVENCVCIMRNLSYHVHKEVPGADRYQEAEPGIQGSATASQRRRKDDASCFGGKKAKGKKDGEVDRNFDTLDLPKRTEAAKGFELLYQPEVVRLYLSLLTESRNFNTLEAAAGALQNLSAGNWTWATYIRATVRKERGLPVLVELLQSETDKVVRAVAIALRNLSLDQRNKDLIGSYAMTELVRNVRNAQAPAHPGAHLEEDTVVAVLNTIHEIVSDSLDNARSLLQARGVPALVALVASSQSVREAKAASHVLQTVWSYKELRGALQRDGWTKARFQSASTAKGPKGAPSPGGFDDSTLPLVDKNLDGEKSATRDVIPMDTLGPDGYATVDRRERRTLGSDSTGDTSEKELLKPDPGRKAPPPGPSRPAVRLVDAVGDAKPQPVDSWV, encoded by the exons ATGGAGGACTGCAACGTGCACTCGGCGGCCAGCATTCTGGCCTCGGTGAAGGAACAGGAGGCCCGTTTCGAGCGGCTGACGCGGGCGCTGGAGCAAGAGCGGCGCCACGTTGCCCTGCAGCTGGAGCGTGCCCAGCAGCCTGGCATGAGCAGTGGTGGTATGGTGGGCAGTGGGCAGGCCCTGCCAATGGCCTGGCAACAGCTGGTTCTGCAG GAGCAGAGCCCGGGTAGCCAGGCATCGCTGGCCACGATGCCGGAGGCACCTGAGGTGCTGGAGGAGACGGTGACAGTGGAGGAAGACCCTGGCACGCCCACCTCCCACGTGTCCATTGTCACATCAGAAGATGGTACAACCCGGCGCACTGAGACTAAG GTCACCAAGACAGTGAAGACTGTGACCACAAGGACAGTACGCCAGGTGCCTTTGGGCCCGGACGGACTCCCCTTGCTGGACGGTGGCCCCCCGCTTGGCTCTTTTGCTGATGGGCCCCTGGACCGGCATTTCCTTCTGCGTGGTGGTGGCCCAGCAGCCACGCTCTCCCGAGCCTACCTCAGCAGTGGAGGTGGCTTTCCCGATGGCCCCGAGCCCCGCGATATCCCAAGCTATGGCAGCCTGTCCCGAGGGCTCGGGGTCCGGCCCCCACGTACCGGCCTCCTGGGCCCGGGGCCTGGGGATGGCTGCTTTACACTGCCTGGCCGCCGAGAAGCCTTCCCCATGGGCTCAGAGCCTGGCCCGCCAAGTGGCCGCTCCCTGCCCGAGCACTTCCAAGCTGAGCCGTACGGCCTTGAGGATGATACACGGAGCCTGGCTGCCGATGACGAGGGCGGCCCTGACCTGGAGCCTGACTATGGCACGGCGGCGCGGAGGAGACATGAGTATGGGCGGGGTCTCCGGGCCAG GGCCTTTGAGGACACGGCAGACGATGCGGGTGAGCTGGTAGATGAGCGGCCTTCATTCCCAGCAGCGACGGCCCCTCTGGCCCAGCCTGAGAGGGGCAGCCTGGGCAGCTTGGACCGCGCGGTGCGGCGCTCGCCTTCGGTGGACAGCGCCCGCAAGGAGCCACGCTGGCGGGACCCTGAGCTGCCCGAGGTGCTGGCAATGCTGCGGCACCCTGTGGACCCCGTGAAAGCCAATGCGGCGGCCTACCTGCAGCACCTCTGCTTTGAGAACGAGGGCATCAAGCGGCGGGTGCGGCAGCTGCGCGGGCTGCCCCTGCTCGTGGCGTTATTAGACCACCCTCGGGCCGAGGTGCGGCGCCGGGCCTGCGGGGCGCTGCGCAACCTCTCCTATGGCCGCGATGCTGACAACAAGGCCGCCATCCGGGACTGTGGGGGTGTGCCAGCCCTGGTGCGCCTGCTGCGAGCCGCCCGTGACAATGAGGTCCGTGAGCTGGTCACTG GCACCCTCTGGAACCTGTCATCCTACGAGCCCTTGAAGATGGTCATCATTGACCACGGCTTACAGACGCTGACCCATGAGGTCATCGTGCCCCACTCAGGCTGGGAGCGAGAGCCTAACGAAGACTCGAAGCCCCGGGACGCCGAGTGGACAACCGTCTTCAAGAACACATCAGGCTGCCTGAG GAATGTGAGCTCGGATGGTGCAGAGGCCCGGCGGCGACTCCGGGAGTGCGAAGGGCTGGTGGACGCGCTCCTACATGCCCTGCAGTCAGCTGTGGGCAGGAAGGACACAGACAATAAG TCAGTAGAGAACTGCGTGTGCATCATGCGGAACCTGTCCTACCACGTGCACAAGGAGGTTCCAGGGGCAGACAGATACCAGGAGGCCGAGCCTGGGATCCAGGGCAGCGCCACAGCCTCCCAGCGTCGGAGAAAGGACGATGCCAGCTGCTTTGGTGGCAAGAAGGCCAAAG GGAAGAAGGACGGAGAGGTGGACCGGAACTTTGACACACTGGACCTTCCCAAACGAACTGAGGCTGCCAAAG GCTTTGAGCTGCTGTACCAGCCCGAGGTGGTACGTCTCTACCTCTCACTCCTTACGGAGAGCCGGAACTTCAACACCCTGGAAGCCGCAGCTGGTGCCCTGCAAAACCTCAGTGCCGGCAACTGGACG TGGGCCACCTACATCCGGGCCACAGTGCGCAAGGAGCGTGGGCTGCCGGTGCTGGTGGAGCTGCTCCAGTCTGAGACCGACAAGGTGGTGCGTGCCGTCGCCATCGCGCTTCGCAACCTCTCACTGGACCAGCGCAACAAAGACCTCATTG GGAGCTATGCCATGACGGAGCTAGTGCGGAATGTGCGCAACGCACAGGCACCTGCGCACCCTGGTGCCCACCTGGAGGAGGACACGGTGGTAGCTGTGCTCAACACCATCCACGAGATTGTGTCCGACAGCCTGGACAATGCTCGCTCGCTCCTGCAGGCCCGGGGTGTGCCTGCACTGGTGGCACTCGTGGCCTCCAG CCAATCAGTGCGGGAGGCCAAGGCAGCATCGCACGTGCTACAGACTGTGTGGAGCTACAAGGAGCTTCGAGGAGCCCTGCAGAGGGACGGCTGGACCAAGGCCCGCTTCCAG TCCGCTAGCACCGCCAAAGGACCCAAAGGAGCGCCCAGTCCCGGGGGCTTCGATGACAGCACACTGCCACTCGTCGACAAGAACCTTG ATGGGGAGAAGTCAGCCACCAGAGATGTGATCCCCATGGACACACTTGGTCCAG ATGGGTATGCCACAGTTGACCGGAGGGAACGGAGGACACTGGGCAGTGACTCCACAGGGGACACCTCTGAGAAGGAGCTGTTGAAA CCCGACCCTGGCAGGAAGGCCCCTCCGCCTGGGCCCAGCAGGCCCGCGGTCAGGCTGGTGGACGCCGTGGGGGATGCTAAGCCTCAGCCTGTTGACTCCTGGGTCTAG
- the Arvcf gene encoding splicing regulator ARVCF isoform X4, producing MEDCNVHSAASILASVKEQEARFERLTRALEQERRHVALQLERAQQPGMSSGGMVGSGQALPMAWQQLVLQEQSPGSQASLATMPEAPEVLEETVTVEEDPGTPTSHVSIVTSEDGTTRRTETKVTKTVKTVTTRTVRQVPLGPDGLPLLDGGPPLGSFADGPLDRHFLLRGGGPAATLSRAYLSSGGGFPDGPEPRDIPSYGSLSRGLGVRPPRTGLLGPGPGDGCFTLPGRREAFPMGSEPGPPSGRSLPEHFQAEPYGLEDDTRSLAADDEGGPDLEPDYGTAARRRHEYGRGLRARAFEDTADDAGELVDERPSFPAATAPLAQPERGSLGSLDRAVRRSPSVDSARKEPRWRDPELPEVLAMLRHPVDPVKANAAAYLQHLCFENEGIKRRVRQLRGLPLLVALLDHPRAEVRRRACGALRNLSYGRDADNKAAIRDCGGVPALVRLLRAARDNEVRELVTGTLWNLSSYEPLKMVIIDHGLQTLTHEVIVPHSGWEREPNEDSKPRDAEWTTVFKNTSGCLRNVSSDGAEARRRLRECEGLVDALLHALQSAVGRKDTDNKSVENCVCIMRNLSYHVHKEVPGADRYQEAEPGIQGSATASQRRRKDDASCFGGKKAKEEWFHQGKKDGEVDRNFDTLDLPKRTEAAKGFELLYQPEVVRLYLSLLTESRNFNTLEAAAGALQNLSAGNWTWATYIRATVRKERGLPVLVELLQSETDKVVRAVAIALRNLSLDQRNKDLIGSYAMTELVRNVRNAQAPAHPGAHLEEDTVVAVLNTIHEIVSDSLDNARSLLQARGVPALVALVASSQSVREAKAASHVLQTVWSYKELRGALQRDGWTKARFQSASTAKGPKGAPSPGGFDDSTLPLVDKNLDGEKSATRDVIPMDTLGPDGYATVDRRERRTLGSDSTGDTSEKELLKPDPGRKAPPPGPSRPAVRLVDAVGDAKPQPVDSWV from the exons ATGGAGGACTGCAACGTGCACTCGGCGGCCAGCATTCTGGCCTCGGTGAAGGAACAGGAGGCCCGTTTCGAGCGGCTGACGCGGGCGCTGGAGCAAGAGCGGCGCCACGTTGCCCTGCAGCTGGAGCGTGCCCAGCAGCCTGGCATGAGCAGTGGTGGTATGGTGGGCAGTGGGCAGGCCCTGCCAATGGCCTGGCAACAGCTGGTTCTGCAG GAGCAGAGCCCGGGTAGCCAGGCATCGCTGGCCACGATGCCGGAGGCACCTGAGGTGCTGGAGGAGACGGTGACAGTGGAGGAAGACCCTGGCACGCCCACCTCCCACGTGTCCATTGTCACATCAGAAGATGGTACAACCCGGCGCACTGAGACTAAG GTCACCAAGACAGTGAAGACTGTGACCACAAGGACAGTACGCCAGGTGCCTTTGGGCCCGGACGGACTCCCCTTGCTGGACGGTGGCCCCCCGCTTGGCTCTTTTGCTGATGGGCCCCTGGACCGGCATTTCCTTCTGCGTGGTGGTGGCCCAGCAGCCACGCTCTCCCGAGCCTACCTCAGCAGTGGAGGTGGCTTTCCCGATGGCCCCGAGCCCCGCGATATCCCAAGCTATGGCAGCCTGTCCCGAGGGCTCGGGGTCCGGCCCCCACGTACCGGCCTCCTGGGCCCGGGGCCTGGGGATGGCTGCTTTACACTGCCTGGCCGCCGAGAAGCCTTCCCCATGGGCTCAGAGCCTGGCCCGCCAAGTGGCCGCTCCCTGCCCGAGCACTTCCAAGCTGAGCCGTACGGCCTTGAGGATGATACACGGAGCCTGGCTGCCGATGACGAGGGCGGCCCTGACCTGGAGCCTGACTATGGCACGGCGGCGCGGAGGAGACATGAGTATGGGCGGGGTCTCCGGGCCAG GGCCTTTGAGGACACGGCAGACGATGCGGGTGAGCTGGTAGATGAGCGGCCTTCATTCCCAGCAGCGACGGCCCCTCTGGCCCAGCCTGAGAGGGGCAGCCTGGGCAGCTTGGACCGCGCGGTGCGGCGCTCGCCTTCGGTGGACAGCGCCCGCAAGGAGCCACGCTGGCGGGACCCTGAGCTGCCCGAGGTGCTGGCAATGCTGCGGCACCCTGTGGACCCCGTGAAAGCCAATGCGGCGGCCTACCTGCAGCACCTCTGCTTTGAGAACGAGGGCATCAAGCGGCGGGTGCGGCAGCTGCGCGGGCTGCCCCTGCTCGTGGCGTTATTAGACCACCCTCGGGCCGAGGTGCGGCGCCGGGCCTGCGGGGCGCTGCGCAACCTCTCCTATGGCCGCGATGCTGACAACAAGGCCGCCATCCGGGACTGTGGGGGTGTGCCAGCCCTGGTGCGCCTGCTGCGAGCCGCCCGTGACAATGAGGTCCGTGAGCTGGTCACTG GCACCCTCTGGAACCTGTCATCCTACGAGCCCTTGAAGATGGTCATCATTGACCACGGCTTACAGACGCTGACCCATGAGGTCATCGTGCCCCACTCAGGCTGGGAGCGAGAGCCTAACGAAGACTCGAAGCCCCGGGACGCCGAGTGGACAACCGTCTTCAAGAACACATCAGGCTGCCTGAG GAATGTGAGCTCGGATGGTGCAGAGGCCCGGCGGCGACTCCGGGAGTGCGAAGGGCTGGTGGACGCGCTCCTACATGCCCTGCAGTCAGCTGTGGGCAGGAAGGACACAGACAATAAG TCAGTAGAGAACTGCGTGTGCATCATGCGGAACCTGTCCTACCACGTGCACAAGGAGGTTCCAGGGGCAGACAGATACCAGGAGGCCGAGCCTGGGATCCAGGGCAGCGCCACAGCCTCCCAGCGTCGGAGAAAGGACGATGCCAGCTGCTTTGGTGGCAAGAAGGCCAAAG AGGAGTGGTTCCACCAAG GGAAGAAGGACGGAGAGGTGGACCGGAACTTTGACACACTGGACCTTCCCAAACGAACTGAGGCTGCCAAAG GCTTTGAGCTGCTGTACCAGCCCGAGGTGGTACGTCTCTACCTCTCACTCCTTACGGAGAGCCGGAACTTCAACACCCTGGAAGCCGCAGCTGGTGCCCTGCAAAACCTCAGTGCCGGCAACTGGACG TGGGCCACCTACATCCGGGCCACAGTGCGCAAGGAGCGTGGGCTGCCGGTGCTGGTGGAGCTGCTCCAGTCTGAGACCGACAAGGTGGTGCGTGCCGTCGCCATCGCGCTTCGCAACCTCTCACTGGACCAGCGCAACAAAGACCTCATTG GGAGCTATGCCATGACGGAGCTAGTGCGGAATGTGCGCAACGCACAGGCACCTGCGCACCCTGGTGCCCACCTGGAGGAGGACACGGTGGTAGCTGTGCTCAACACCATCCACGAGATTGTGTCCGACAGCCTGGACAATGCTCGCTCGCTCCTGCAGGCCCGGGGTGTGCCTGCACTGGTGGCACTCGTGGCCTCCAG CCAATCAGTGCGGGAGGCCAAGGCAGCATCGCACGTGCTACAGACTGTGTGGAGCTACAAGGAGCTTCGAGGAGCCCTGCAGAGGGACGGCTGGACCAAGGCCCGCTTCCAG TCCGCTAGCACCGCCAAAGGACCCAAAGGAGCGCCCAGTCCCGGGGGCTTCGATGACAGCACACTGCCACTCGTCGACAAGAACCTTG ATGGGGAGAAGTCAGCCACCAGAGATGTGATCCCCATGGACACACTTGGTCCAG ATGGGTATGCCACAGTTGACCGGAGGGAACGGAGGACACTGGGCAGTGACTCCACAGGGGACACCTCTGAGAAGGAGCTGTTGAAA CCCGACCCTGGCAGGAAGGCCCCTCCGCCTGGGCCCAGCAGGCCCGCGGTCAGGCTGGTGGACGCCGTGGGGGATGCTAAGCCTCAGCCTGTTGACTCCTGGGTCTAG